Proteins from a genomic interval of Microbacterium esteraromaticum:
- a CDS encoding PucR family transcriptional regulator, whose protein sequence is MSDESSLSLARLLRETEGYLLPLSEPTADATVSTIDFDLDLKDCAPGAVVLLTRSPSSHVELEEICTRFAAATALVAAPGLHELLDEHGMRAEDEGLPSGPLLLECADGVTWAEVLIHLRQLVEGATSALAWPDIDDLAGLASVIANMTGASITIEDPQSRVLAHANRDGSIDEIRKETILTGAIPEWRIAQLEESGFLPAVRAATDVVERCASDGEPARSVLPLRSGGELLGTIWAAYGDGVDPASVREVLREAAGAARPVMLRTLRRSPFEKRVRREALMSILTGARNLAPLAAMLALPFRSHYVAVAIAGVQPQHEPAVRFHLRAAFADAALAPVPWQTMPDVRCMAVLVQTSSPLTPEEVRDRIARILNRAEDGEYGWLFSVGRVVGRLDQVKDSWDEAAYALQAAKVAETESRRCVASRVATPLARRGSRGMIATELESEILGLRVADTLGDALPEILRPAKVLVAHDQARQGQLFETLRIYFMTVGNSAEASRRLHVHANSLRNRLARIEELTGLSPFSRADRRWLELSLLVYERSPRSPVA, encoded by the coding sequence ATGAGTGATGAGAGCAGCCTGAGCCTCGCCCGACTGCTCCGCGAAACGGAAGGGTATCTGCTGCCGCTCTCGGAGCCCACAGCAGATGCGACTGTCAGCACCATTGACTTCGACCTCGACCTCAAAGACTGCGCGCCGGGCGCAGTGGTGTTGCTCACCCGATCGCCTAGCTCGCATGTGGAACTTGAAGAGATCTGTACGCGCTTCGCGGCGGCGACGGCCCTGGTCGCTGCGCCTGGTCTACACGAACTTCTGGACGAACATGGCATGCGAGCCGAGGACGAGGGCCTGCCCTCTGGGCCTCTTCTTCTCGAGTGCGCTGACGGTGTCACATGGGCCGAGGTGCTTATACATCTTCGGCAACTTGTAGAAGGAGCCACGAGCGCTTTGGCTTGGCCCGACATCGACGACCTTGCCGGACTTGCCTCCGTCATTGCCAACATGACAGGCGCATCGATCACGATTGAGGATCCGCAGTCACGGGTCCTCGCTCATGCAAACCGCGACGGATCAATCGATGAGATCCGGAAAGAGACGATACTGACGGGCGCGATACCGGAGTGGCGGATCGCACAACTTGAGGAGTCAGGTTTTCTCCCGGCGGTGCGCGCCGCGACAGATGTGGTCGAGCGATGCGCTAGCGACGGTGAGCCGGCGAGGTCAGTGTTGCCACTTCGGAGCGGTGGAGAACTGCTCGGGACGATCTGGGCGGCGTACGGCGACGGAGTCGATCCGGCAAGCGTACGGGAGGTTCTGCGCGAGGCAGCAGGTGCCGCGCGTCCAGTAATGCTGCGCACTCTCCGTCGGTCGCCGTTCGAAAAGCGGGTCCGTCGAGAGGCGCTTATGTCTATCTTGACCGGCGCCAGGAACCTGGCCCCGCTCGCCGCGATGCTCGCGCTTCCCTTCCGTAGTCACTACGTCGCTGTCGCGATCGCAGGGGTGCAACCGCAGCACGAGCCTGCCGTGCGATTTCATCTCCGTGCGGCTTTCGCGGACGCGGCGCTGGCGCCGGTCCCATGGCAGACCATGCCGGATGTCAGGTGCATGGCGGTTCTGGTGCAAACCTCGTCACCGCTCACACCCGAGGAAGTCCGAGACCGCATCGCAAGGATCTTGAACCGCGCCGAGGACGGGGAGTATGGCTGGTTGTTCAGCGTTGGCCGCGTCGTGGGGCGGCTTGACCAGGTGAAGGATTCGTGGGACGAGGCCGCATACGCTCTCCAAGCGGCCAAGGTTGCCGAAACTGAGTCAAGGCGCTGCGTAGCTTCACGTGTCGCGACGCCACTCGCGCGGCGGGGCTCAAGGGGGATGATTGCCACGGAACTTGAGTCGGAGATTCTCGGACTGCGGGTGGCCGACACCCTGGGCGACGCGTTGCCTGAGATCCTCCGTCCAGCGAAGGTGCTCGTTGCTCACGATCAGGCGCGCCAGGGGCAGTTGTTCGAGACACTGCGAATCTACTTCATGACAGTGGGGAACTCAGCTGAAGCATCGCGCCGACTGCACGTTCATGCGAACTCGCTCCGAAACCGCCTAGCGAGGATCGAGGAGCTGACGGGGTTGTCCCCGTTCTCTCGTGCTGATCGGCGTTGGCTCGAACTGTCCTTGCTCGTGTACGAGCGTTCGCCCCGAAGCCCCGTCGCGTGA
- a CDS encoding diaminopimelate decarboxylase, protein MTFARSSSIGTALRRDAVVAEIANADCPTVELSTVPVLSDENLVIGLIDIDLIEQQYAELVHAFANGRRETRSLHAIACKAVPLRPILRLYAQLGAGCEVASEGELELAVATGFPPENIVFDSPAKTQSQLRRALALGVVINIDNFAELTRIDALRAELGDTDRASTFGMRVNPQTGAGTIEALSTASPNAKFGVGLADEGAREAIIAAFLERPWLTQLHVHSGSQGVALLHAARGIRAVVDLALEINRLTERIGRGQQVSRIDIGGGLPVNFEGEDAVPTFAEYRAVLEHVVPELFEFDIVTEFGRALAAKAGTVLTRVEYAKAMGERRVAITHAGVQVATRTAYAPEDWPLRILAYDASGQPIVSRALVSHDVAGPACFSGDLLASDRELPELHSGDLIAIPDTGAYYFSSPYSYNLLPRIPIYGYRDGRIQESESSHPGRSESAFDYLVVHKGETVADVINNVGPRELEPYVNWGTPDVRVPMVADGKGR, encoded by the coding sequence ATGACTTTCGCGCGCTCTTCCAGTATCGGCACAGCACTTCGGCGCGATGCCGTTGTTGCGGAAATCGCGAACGCTGATTGTCCGACTGTTGAGCTGAGCACGGTTCCCGTTCTCAGTGATGAGAACTTGGTTATCGGTCTGATCGATATCGACCTTATTGAGCAACAGTATGCCGAGCTCGTCCACGCCTTTGCCAATGGCCGGCGAGAGACACGTAGTCTTCACGCCATCGCGTGCAAAGCCGTTCCGCTACGGCCGATTCTTCGACTTTATGCCCAGCTCGGCGCAGGGTGCGAAGTTGCAAGTGAGGGCGAACTGGAGCTCGCTGTCGCGACCGGATTCCCACCGGAAAACATCGTGTTTGACTCCCCGGCGAAAACGCAGTCTCAACTGCGGCGTGCCCTTGCGCTCGGCGTCGTGATCAATATCGACAACTTCGCAGAGTTGACGCGTATCGATGCGCTTCGCGCCGAGTTGGGCGACACCGATCGGGCATCGACTTTTGGGATGCGTGTGAATCCCCAGACCGGCGCGGGGACGATCGAGGCATTGAGTACAGCCAGCCCCAACGCCAAGTTCGGCGTTGGCCTCGCCGACGAGGGGGCTCGCGAGGCCATCATCGCGGCCTTCTTGGAGCGCCCTTGGCTCACCCAGCTTCACGTGCATTCCGGATCCCAAGGAGTAGCGCTCTTGCACGCGGCCCGAGGGATTCGCGCCGTAGTGGATCTTGCATTGGAGATCAATCGGCTTACGGAAAGAATCGGACGAGGGCAGCAGGTCTCTCGAATCGATATTGGGGGAGGCCTGCCGGTGAACTTCGAAGGAGAAGACGCTGTCCCCACGTTCGCGGAGTATCGCGCCGTACTTGAGCACGTCGTTCCTGAGCTTTTTGAGTTCGACATCGTGACAGAGTTTGGTCGAGCGCTTGCAGCGAAAGCCGGCACTGTTCTCACTCGCGTGGAGTACGCCAAAGCGATGGGGGAGCGGCGGGTTGCGATCACACATGCCGGCGTGCAGGTCGCGACGCGCACTGCGTATGCTCCGGAGGATTGGCCCCTGCGCATTCTGGCTTACGATGCCTCGGGCCAACCCATTGTATCTCGCGCACTCGTCTCGCACGACGTCGCGGGACCGGCCTGCTTCTCGGGCGACTTGCTCGCTAGTGATCGGGAGCTCCCCGAGTTGCATTCAGGTGACCTGATTGCGATACCGGATACCGGAGCCTACTACTTCAGTAGTCCTTATTCGTACAACCTCCTGCCACGCATCCCGATCTATGGGTATCGCGATGGGCGCATTCAAGAAAGTGAATCCTCCCATCCGGGAAGATCCGAGTCCGCGTTTGACTATCTTGTGGTCCACAAAGGCGAAACCGTCGCTGATGTCATCAACAACGTCGGCCCACGCGAACTGGAGCCCTACGTGAATTGGGGGACACCAGACGTCCGCGTTCCGATGGTGGCGGACGGGAAAGGTCGATGA
- a CDS encoding metal-dependent hydrolase family protein — translation MVSSALIVRGVTVLDGKGGRSSSPRDVLIEEGRITAVRPRISPAEDVREIDGTGRFLLPGFIDAHVHLRLPGTPINPATSLHEPPTLRLYRATKNMRATLRAGVTYVRDLGGIDYGAKMAVDYGEILGPRIVPALQAIGPTGGHTDYRTLGGFAQDRDTPGLSISPLADGPTEAVLRTRELHRAGAGVIKVMGTGGVWSPRDSPEHDGFSPEELSAIVTEATNRGLPVAAHAQGINGIKNSIRAGVTSIEHGYSIDDEAIELMRSGGVWLVPTLLTGLTPPTGDGVPDYARAKKVKLQQALKQNISRAVDAGVKIAMGTDSGVVPHGNNLQELVHLVECGMTPMQAIMAGTSHAAELLGIDETVGSVEVGKDADLVIADVDPESDISALSDPRHIKVVLQRGRVVHTNS, via the coding sequence ATGGTGAGCAGCGCATTGATCGTGCGCGGCGTAACCGTTCTTGATGGGAAGGGCGGGCGCTCGTCCAGCCCGCGTGACGTCCTCATTGAGGAAGGACGAATCACTGCGGTCAGGCCACGAATCAGCCCAGCCGAGGACGTACGTGAGATCGACGGCACCGGACGCTTCTTGCTGCCCGGCTTTATCGACGCGCACGTACATCTGCGCTTGCCTGGTACGCCAATCAACCCCGCGACTTCGCTTCATGAGCCGCCGACGCTGAGGCTTTATCGTGCGACGAAGAACATGCGCGCAACGCTACGGGCCGGAGTCACTTACGTGCGTGATCTCGGCGGGATTGACTACGGAGCGAAGATGGCGGTCGACTACGGCGAGATCCTCGGGCCCAGGATAGTCCCCGCCCTGCAGGCGATCGGTCCCACCGGCGGCCACACAGACTACCGGACGCTCGGCGGATTCGCGCAAGATCGCGATACACCGGGGCTGAGCATCAGCCCTCTCGCTGATGGCCCAACGGAAGCCGTCCTCCGTACCCGTGAGCTCCATCGCGCAGGAGCAGGTGTCATCAAGGTGATGGGAACAGGCGGAGTGTGGAGCCCGCGTGACTCCCCGGAACACGACGGATTCTCGCCTGAGGAGCTCAGTGCGATCGTCACAGAAGCGACCAATCGCGGGCTTCCGGTGGCAGCTCATGCACAGGGGATAAACGGCATAAAGAACTCGATCCGCGCGGGGGTGACGAGCATCGAGCACGGGTACTCCATAGATGACGAAGCTATTGAGCTCATGCGGTCCGGTGGCGTTTGGCTGGTGCCCACGCTGCTTACCGGGTTGACGCCGCCGACGGGCGATGGCGTACCAGATTACGCGCGCGCCAAGAAGGTCAAACTGCAGCAGGCGCTCAAGCAGAACATTTCTCGGGCGGTAGACGCGGGCGTGAAGATTGCCATGGGCACCGACTCGGGAGTCGTTCCCCACGGTAACAATCTCCAAGAACTCGTTCATCTTGTCGAGTGCGGTATGACGCCGATGCAGGCCATTATGGCCGGCACATCACATGCAGCCGAGCTGCTCGGCATCGACGAAACGGTTGGCTCGGTCGAGGTTGGCAAGGATGCCGACCTCGTGATCGCAGACGTCGACCCTGAGTCTGATATCAGCGCGCTTTCCGATCCTCGGCACATCAAGGTGGTATTGCAACGGGGGCGAGTAGTGCACACGAATTCATGA
- a CDS encoding ABC transporter permease: protein MHLLRQTGQLVAVLLAVSVIVFLSVHLVPGDPARIIAGEDSSEADVMAVRESLGLDRSLIVQYFDYMMNLFRGDLGYSYQTNRPVADLIAARLPATITLGVSSLVFAIVIGIPLGVIAAVKRKTVWDTLASSTALLGVSIPNFWLGSMLILGFAVVLPIFPVAGLQYPWFTREGLLELVLPSITLGTATAALLARMTRSSLLEVLQSDFVRTARSKGMPEKQVIMVHALRNAMIPIITIIGLSFGGILSGAIVTEQVFAINGIGQLTVSALTNRDFPVIQAVTLMMATTFVLVNFLVDVVYALVDPRINVVQ from the coding sequence ATGCATCTTTTGAGACAAACCGGCCAGCTCGTGGCCGTGCTACTTGCAGTCTCGGTTATCGTATTTCTCAGTGTTCATCTTGTTCCCGGTGACCCCGCGAGAATTATTGCAGGTGAAGATTCTTCCGAGGCGGACGTGATGGCGGTTCGCGAAAGCCTCGGCCTGGATCGAAGCTTGATTGTTCAGTATTTCGACTACATGATGAACCTGTTTCGGGGAGACTTGGGCTACTCGTATCAGACGAATCGACCGGTGGCCGACCTGATTGCCGCGCGACTGCCAGCCACCATTACCCTCGGTGTCTCGTCCCTAGTGTTCGCAATTGTTATTGGTATTCCACTCGGCGTGATCGCAGCCGTCAAGAGGAAGACGGTTTGGGACACCCTCGCGTCGTCCACCGCTCTCCTCGGGGTATCCATTCCGAACTTCTGGCTCGGATCGATGCTGATCCTCGGGTTTGCGGTGGTCCTGCCCATCTTCCCTGTTGCCGGCTTGCAGTATCCGTGGTTCACGAGGGAGGGACTGCTGGAACTCGTGCTCCCGTCTATCACGTTGGGCACCGCAACGGCAGCGCTTCTGGCGCGCATGACCAGGTCTTCTCTGTTGGAGGTTCTCCAGTCGGATTTCGTGAGGACCGCGAGATCCAAAGGAATGCCAGAAAAGCAGGTGATCATGGTACACGCGTTGCGCAATGCAATGATCCCGATCATCACGATCATCGGACTCAGCTTTGGAGGCATTCTCAGTGGGGCGATCGTGACGGAACAGGTCTTTGCAATCAATGGGATCGGGCAGCTCACTGTTAGTGCGTTGACCAACCGAGACTTCCCCGTCATCCAGGCCGTGACGTTGATGATGGCGACCACATTTGTGCTCGTGAACTTTTTGGTAGACGTTGTCTACGCCCTAGTGGATCCGAGGATCAATGTTGTTCAATGA
- a CDS encoding ABC transporter permease, giving the protein MNRVTGRISLFRTLRENVLALVGTVIIVIFVVVALGANVLTPYEPNVQDPNAVGLSPGSPGHLLGTDSYGRDTATRLFYGARISLWVGIAVVIITVVFGVFFGILAGYYKRLDAVIMRGADIMFAFPDILLALLIMSILGTNITNIIIAISIGSIPSCARVVRGSVLQARDKDYVGAIRALGGSDLRIAVKHILPNVMAPVIVFATMRLGSAILSTAALSYLGLGAQPPTPEWGAMISEGQKYMFTLPHLIIVPGVAIALVIFSFNVVGDALRDRLDPKLAKA; this is encoded by the coding sequence GTGAACAGGGTGACGGGCCGCATTTCGCTGTTCAGGACGCTCCGGGAGAATGTGCTGGCCTTGGTCGGTACCGTCATCATCGTCATTTTCGTAGTGGTCGCACTCGGTGCCAACGTGTTGACGCCTTACGAGCCAAACGTTCAAGACCCCAATGCGGTGGGTCTCTCGCCCGGCTCTCCAGGCCATCTGCTTGGAACTGATAGCTACGGACGGGATACGGCTACACGTCTGTTTTACGGTGCGCGCATCTCACTTTGGGTCGGGATCGCCGTTGTGATCATCACCGTGGTTTTCGGGGTTTTCTTCGGAATATTGGCTGGCTACTACAAGCGTCTAGACGCCGTGATCATGCGAGGCGCGGATATTATGTTCGCGTTTCCGGACATTCTGCTGGCGCTCCTGATCATGTCAATCTTGGGCACCAACATCACGAACATCATCATCGCGATTAGCATTGGTTCCATTCCTTCGTGCGCGAGGGTCGTAAGGGGAAGTGTCCTCCAAGCGCGCGATAAGGACTATGTCGGCGCAATCCGTGCACTCGGCGGTTCAGACCTCCGCATCGCTGTAAAGCACATCTTGCCGAACGTTATGGCGCCGGTAATCGTGTTTGCAACGATGCGTCTGGGGTCCGCAATTCTGTCTACAGCGGCTCTCAGCTACCTGGGTCTTGGCGCCCAACCTCCGACGCCGGAGTGGGGCGCCATGATCTCGGAGGGGCAAAAGTATATGTTTACGCTGCCGCACTTGATCATTGTGCCTGGCGTGGCAATAGCGCTCGTAATATTCTCTTTCAATGTCGTCGGCGATGCATTGCGTGATCGCCTTGACCCCAAACTGGCAAAAGCATAA
- a CDS encoding ABC transporter substrate-binding protein: MVLGAGALLIAGVLVMTGCSAADLKDGGAAGEGTGKIVQLQSGQISGLAPYANNNSASNNAMLQIYEGLVARDLETNEVAPRLAESWELTDDVTWVFHLEEDVTFHDGTSLNADAVVYSLDQVESNPRASRKSMMEPIADVTALDDLTVQITTKEPYGPLLDLLSRPQMRIISPDADQNSDLNLHGVGTGPYEFVEWVQGDRLTLKAYGDYWRGRPVADEYIIRQVPDYNTALSMMQSGEADFVGGIPMQQAGRVESMQGVDLYESRGTGVRYLGMNMDREPMNNVEFRRAISMAIDRDAYIDHIGGLGQRTDSYAGTGTFGYDPSSDDRGVAYDPDGAREIIEDNGWVGESIELVASNAEDTVDMATVIQAALVDVGLDVDIQLYDGPTALERGRAGDHDMFIAGFASGGSSMLFDTLHSLSIDNGSNMARFSNSEFDAMIDTANATVDSEQRASILAEANLFAMEQMPWVVMRHDMSVVAMDEETSEMIRLGPTGDGHVRIVPADEAN, encoded by the coding sequence ATGGTTCTTGGCGCCGGTGCTTTGCTGATTGCTGGCGTCCTCGTAATGACGGGATGCAGCGCGGCAGACCTCAAGGACGGCGGCGCTGCCGGAGAGGGGACGGGCAAGATTGTTCAGCTGCAGTCTGGCCAGATCTCAGGCCTCGCCCCCTACGCGAACAACAACTCGGCGTCGAACAACGCGATGCTGCAGATCTACGAGGGCCTTGTCGCCAGAGATCTCGAAACGAATGAGGTCGCGCCGCGTCTTGCGGAGTCATGGGAGCTCACCGACGACGTGACTTGGGTCTTTCACCTTGAGGAAGATGTGACGTTCCACGACGGAACGTCACTCAACGCAGACGCCGTTGTCTACAGTCTCGATCAGGTGGAGAGCAACCCCAGGGCGTCCCGAAAGTCGATGATGGAACCGATTGCGGACGTGACAGCGCTCGATGACCTCACGGTGCAGATCACGACGAAGGAGCCGTACGGGCCGCTGCTCGACCTTCTCTCGCGCCCGCAGATGCGCATCATCAGCCCGGACGCCGATCAGAACTCGGACCTCAACCTGCATGGTGTGGGAACCGGTCCGTATGAGTTTGTCGAGTGGGTCCAGGGAGACCGGTTGACACTGAAAGCATACGGGGACTACTGGCGTGGCCGTCCTGTCGCGGATGAGTACATCATCCGTCAGGTGCCGGACTACAACACCGCGTTGTCGATGATGCAGTCCGGTGAGGCGGATTTCGTCGGGGGTATCCCGATGCAGCAGGCCGGACGCGTGGAGTCGATGCAGGGCGTGGACCTCTATGAAAGCAGAGGAACGGGCGTTCGTTACCTGGGCATGAACATGGACCGGGAACCGATGAACAACGTCGAGTTCCGTCGCGCAATCTCAATGGCAATCGATCGGGACGCCTACATCGATCACATCGGCGGTCTGGGCCAGCGCACGGACAGCTACGCAGGTACTGGCACTTTCGGCTATGACCCTTCGTCCGATGACCGTGGTGTTGCATACGACCCCGATGGTGCTCGCGAGATCATCGAAGACAACGGCTGGGTCGGTGAGAGCATCGAGCTGGTCGCAAGCAACGCCGAAGACACGGTGGACATGGCGACGGTGATCCAGGCCGCGCTGGTAGATGTGGGTCTCGACGTCGACATTCAGCTGTATGACGGTCCGACTGCCCTCGAGCGCGGCAGGGCCGGCGATCACGACATGTTCATCGCAGGATTCGCGTCTGGTGGCAGCAGCATGCTGTTCGACACGCTTCACTCGCTGAGCATCGACAACGGGAGCAATATGGCTCGGTTCTCGAACTCGGAGTTCGACGCGATGATCGATACGGCGAACGCGACAGTTGATTCGGAACAGCGCGCGTCGATCCTCGCCGAGGCGAATCTGTTTGCGATGGAGCAGATGCCGTGGGTTGTGATGCGACACGACATGAGCGTCGTGGCCATGGATGAGGAGACCTCCGAGATGATTCGTCTCGGGCCGACAGGCGACGGTCACGTTCGCATCGTTCCGGCTGACGAAGCGAACTGA
- a CDS encoding ABC transporter ATP-binding protein, with amino-acid sequence MASLLEVRGLTVSAETRSGHRDLVKGIDFTVEEGEVVCIVGESGSGKSMSSLSIIDLLPAGVMRRSGEIMFDGRRIDSLSRRDMSRLRGSEISMIFQEPMTALNPVFEIGFQLVEPLMYHQGLSRAEALKAAIESLRLCGIPNPDQRVKQYPHQLSGGMRQRVMIAMAMSCQPRLLLADEPTTALDVTVQSQILHLLMDLRRRFGTGLLFVTHDMGVVAEIADRVIVMKAGSIVESGPVVTVFENPATEYTRNLLAAARAVAS; translated from the coding sequence GTGGCATCGCTGCTTGAAGTGCGTGGTCTAACTGTTTCGGCCGAGACCCGCTCAGGGCACCGTGACCTTGTCAAAGGGATCGACTTCACGGTCGAAGAAGGAGAGGTAGTCTGCATCGTCGGTGAGTCGGGCTCTGGCAAGAGCATGTCTTCGCTGTCGATCATCGATCTACTGCCGGCCGGGGTAATGCGGCGCTCCGGAGAGATCATGTTCGACGGTCGGCGAATCGACTCGCTTTCGCGCCGGGATATGTCTCGGCTGCGCGGTTCCGAGATCTCGATGATCTTTCAGGAGCCGATGACGGCACTCAATCCTGTCTTCGAGATTGGATTCCAACTGGTGGAGCCGCTGATGTATCACCAGGGACTCAGCCGCGCTGAGGCGCTGAAGGCCGCAATCGAGAGTCTTCGCCTATGTGGTATTCCGAACCCCGACCAGCGGGTGAAGCAGTACCCTCACCAGCTGTCTGGTGGCATGAGGCAGCGAGTCATGATCGCGATGGCCATGTCCTGCCAGCCGCGGCTTCTCCTCGCCGACGAGCCGACCACGGCGCTTGACGTAACCGTGCAATCGCAGATCCTTCACCTGCTGATGGACCTGCGAAGACGCTTCGGCACAGGGCTCTTGTTCGTGACTCATGATATGGGCGTCGTGGCTGAAATCGCGGATCGCGTGATCGTCATGAAGGCAGGTTCGATTGTTGAATCCGGGCCGGTCGTGACGGTCTTCGAAAACCCGGCGACGGAGTACACGAGGAACCTTCTAGCCGCGGCGCGTGCTGTCGCCTCGTGA
- a CDS encoding ATP-binding cassette domain-containing protein, with protein MSLVDPILECESLVKTYKGPWSKGKRRNVDALQDVSLQVRAGATLGIVGESGSGKSTLGRLLINLETPTSGSVRFRGRELRGGGRREALEMRKQLQIVFQDPYESLNPRLRVGDALTEALEIQTRMTRRERRAKALDFLARVGLSAEDFAKFPHQFSGGQRQRVCIARALIVDPALVVCDEAVSALDVSIQASILELLGELQRDLGLTYVFISHDLGVIKNIADDVVVMQSGRVVERGTVNQIFASPQTDYTRELLDAAPIVDPHSTRYR; from the coding sequence GTGAGTTTGGTGGATCCGATTCTCGAGTGCGAGTCGCTGGTCAAAACATACAAAGGTCCCTGGTCAAAGGGGAAACGACGGAACGTTGATGCATTGCAGGACGTTTCGCTGCAGGTGCGCGCAGGGGCGACCCTTGGCATCGTCGGGGAAAGCGGCTCCGGTAAGTCGACGCTCGGACGACTGTTGATCAATCTTGAGACTCCAACGTCTGGTTCCGTGAGATTCAGGGGACGTGAACTCAGAGGGGGAGGGCGTCGTGAAGCACTGGAGATGCGGAAGCAGCTGCAGATCGTTTTTCAGGACCCGTACGAGTCGCTCAACCCGCGCTTGCGAGTCGGAGATGCGCTGACTGAGGCACTGGAGATCCAGACGCGCATGACGCGTAGAGAGCGGCGGGCAAAGGCGCTTGATTTTCTGGCACGCGTCGGGCTCAGCGCCGAGGACTTCGCGAAGTTCCCGCATCAATTCAGTGGCGGCCAACGACAGCGCGTATGCATCGCTCGCGCACTCATCGTCGATCCTGCGCTTGTGGTGTGCGATGAGGCGGTGTCAGCGCTCGACGTGTCCATCCAAGCCTCGATACTTGAGCTTCTGGGTGAGCTGCAGAGAGACCTAGGTCTCACGTACGTCTTCATCTCCCATGACCTTGGGGTCATCAAGAACATCGCGGATGACGTTGTCGTGATGCAGTCGGGACGCGTCGTGGAGAGAGGAACCGTCAACCAGATCTTCGCGTCGCCGCAGACCGACTACACGCGCGAGCTTCTCGACGCCGCGCCAATCGTAGACCCACACTCCACGCGCTACCGATGA
- a CDS encoding serine hydrolase domain-containing protein: MTNTLKSPSFDPTPWESYLAEVARRYHVPGVLAGVAQIDTRTGRQKRFVASAGLTSLTTRVATDRSTVGQIGSVTKLFTSLMIMQLREEGKLNLDDRVIDFLPEFRLSSEFYRDVTIRHLLTHTSGINGDVFFDAGRGEDAIERFVGSLASVGSIFAPGRGWSYCNAGFTIAGRVTEVLDGRPWAESLDQRVRKRLGLKNFFTLPEEVMAHRYLVGHVREGGQGLWKPVPVPDMHQGRSPAGIVISDVDSLLDFGIACMRGGDAGNGQRLVSPETVAEMWKPAVDLDARLSAATSAQRTLGWMHDQWGSHRVVGHGGSKLGNNAWFRVLPDDGTVFAVLCNGGLAADAGNEICAALAETYVGAVVPPRSAALPNAKVEIEDSWLGTYNDAVTTLKVARAADGGYSVTVDRSRLRTRRSAMATSAPQQMMLRSTGIAYQFLARADELSSFTPVAFTEVDGERCVYLGTRCLPQNRGTYEGEQNES, from the coding sequence ATGACAAACACTCTGAAGTCCCCGTCATTCGACCCGACGCCGTGGGAGTCCTATCTCGCGGAAGTAGCGCGAAGATATCACGTGCCTGGAGTTCTCGCCGGAGTCGCACAGATCGATACCCGAACGGGGCGTCAGAAACGCTTCGTCGCTAGTGCGGGCCTGACGTCGCTGACAACCCGAGTTGCGACCGACCGTAGCACCGTCGGCCAGATCGGGTCCGTGACGAAACTCTTCACGTCGCTGATGATCATGCAGTTACGTGAAGAGGGAAAGCTCAACCTTGACGACAGGGTGATCGATTTCCTTCCCGAGTTTCGGCTCAGCAGTGAGTTCTATCGAGACGTGACTATCCGACACCTGCTCACGCACACGTCCGGTATCAACGGTGACGTGTTCTTCGATGCGGGACGAGGCGAGGATGCCATCGAGAGGTTCGTCGGCTCACTGGCATCGGTTGGGTCGATCTTCGCCCCGGGGCGAGGATGGTCGTACTGCAACGCGGGGTTCACGATCGCGGGACGCGTCACGGAGGTTCTCGACGGGCGCCCATGGGCTGAATCACTGGACCAGCGTGTGAGAAAGCGTCTCGGACTCAAGAACTTCTTCACGCTGCCGGAAGAAGTGATGGCTCATCGCTACCTAGTGGGGCACGTCCGCGAAGGCGGACAAGGACTCTGGAAGCCAGTCCCGGTCCCAGACATGCATCAGGGCAGAAGCCCGGCCGGGATCGTCATCAGCGACGTTGACAGCCTGCTCGACTTCGGGATCGCCTGCATGAGAGGTGGGGACGCAGGGAACGGGCAACGACTCGTGTCGCCCGAAACCGTCGCGGAGATGTGGAAACCCGCGGTGGATCTCGACGCTCGCCTGTCGGCCGCCACGTCGGCGCAGCGCACGCTGGGGTGGATGCACGATCAGTGGGGCTCTCATCGAGTGGTGGGCCACGGGGGCAGCAAGCTGGGAAACAACGCATGGTTCCGAGTCCTCCCCGACGACGGAACGGTTTTCGCTGTTCTCTGCAACGGTGGTCTCGCGGCCGACGCGGGAAACGAGATCTGCGCCGCGCTCGCGGAAACCTATGTCGGTGCTGTGGTGCCGCCCAGGTCAGCCGCCCTCCCCAACGCGAAGGTCGAGATCGAGGACAGCTGGTTAGGCACCTACAATGACGCGGTGACGACGCTGAAGGTGGCGCGCGCGGCTGACGGTGGATACTCGGTGACCGTCGATAGAAGCCGGCTTCGAACACGTCGCTCAGCCATGGCAACGTCCGCACCGCAGCAGATGATGCTGCGTTCTACGGGGATCGCGTATCAGTTCCTCGCGCGAGCAGACGAGCTCTCGAGCTTCACGCCAGTTGCGTTTACCGAGGTTGACGGCGAACGTTGCGTCTACCTCGGGACACGCTGCCTTCCACAGAACCGAGGTACCTATGAAGGCGAGCAAAATGAATCCTGA